A single genomic interval of Zingiber officinale cultivar Zhangliang chromosome 4A, Zo_v1.1, whole genome shotgun sequence harbors:
- the LOC121970620 gene encoding ylmG homolog protein 1-2, chloroplastic-like codes for MASVVSVATSAAASTASASPNLRLFLLRHASATPSLVRFPSNGPAHGSLRVGLPPLRRAPASLRPRAVIAPPPSSSLLSDSTRTLSSLFAFAFSVSEVILSFIRRLAQRAAAQAVPSLEEQAQLRSLQGNLAWAVGPLFFAARRVARPSGYLNTPLTVVAAGMAKWLDIYSGVLMVRVLLSWFPNIPWDRQPLSAIRDLCDPYLNLFRNIIPPVFDTLDVSPLLAFAVLGTLGSILNSSRMMKY; via the coding sequence ATGGCCTCGGTCGTCTCCGTAGCCACCTCCGCCGCCGCCTCCACCGCCTCGGCGAGCCCTAATCTTCGCCTCTTCCTCCTCCGTCACGCATCTGCAACTCCGTCCCTTGTCCGTTTCCCTTCAAATGGTCCGGCCCACGGTTCCCTCCGCGTCGGGCTTCCACCTCTGCGAAGAGCACCGGCTTCTCTTCGTCCACGCGCCGTCATCGCTCCTCCGCCTTCCTCGTCCCTCCTCTCTGACTCTACCCGGACTCTTTCCTCTCTCTTCGCCTTTGCCTTCTCCGTCTCCGAAGTCATCCTCTCCTTCATCCGCCGCCTCGCCCAGCGGGCCGCTGCTCAGGCTGTTCCCTCCCTGGAGGAGCAAGCACAACTTCGATCTCTCCAGGGGAACCTGGCCTGGGCTGTGGGCCCCCTCTTCTTCGCTGCTCGTCGAGTGGCGCGGCCGTCGGGATACCTCAACACCCCGCTCACGGTGGTGGCCGCAGGGATGGCGAAGTGGCTTGACATCTACAGCGGGGTGTTGATGGTTAGGGTGCTGCTGAGTTGGTTCCCCAACATTCCTTGGGATCGCCAGCCCCTTTCTGCAATTAGGGATCTATGCGATCCTTACCTCAATCTCTTCAGGAACATCATCCCTCCAGTCTTTGATACCCTCGATGTCAGCCCCCTTCTGGCTTTTGCTGTCTTGGGAACTCTTGGATCGATACTCAACAGCAGCCGGATGATGAAGTACTAA